The DNA window CGGGCTCGCCCCATCGGGAGAGTGCTGCAGCCATGTCCTATGAAACCATTCTCGTCGAGACCCGCGGCCCGGTCGGCCTGATCACGCTCAACCGTCCGAAGGCGCTGAATGCGCTGTGCGACCAGCTGGTGACCGAGCTGGGTCAGGCCCTGGACGATTTCGAGGCCGATCAAGCCATCGGCGCCATCGTCGTCACCGGGTCGGAGCGCGCCTTCGCCGCCGGCGCCGACATCAAGGAGATGGCCGGCTTCTCTTATATGGATGTCTACAATTCCAACTTCATCACCGCGAAGTGGGAGCGGCTGGCCAAGTGCCGCAAGCCGACCATCGCCGCGGTCGCCGGCTTCGCGCTGGGCGGCGGTTGCGAGCTGGCGATGATGGCCGACTTCATCCTGGCCGCCGACACCGCCAAGTTCGGCCAGCCGGAGGTCACCATCGGCACCATCCCCGGCGCCGGCGGCACCCAGCGCCTGACCCGCTTCGTCGGCAAGTCCAAGGCGATGGAGATGGTCCTGACCGGCCGCATGATCGACGCCGCCGAGGCCGAGCGCTGCGGCCTCGTCTCCCGCATCGTCCCGGCCGCCGAGCTGGTGGAGGAGGCGGTGAAGGTCGCCACCAAGATCGCCTCGCTGTCGCAGCCGGTCATCGCCATGGCCAAGGAGGCGGTCAACGTCGCCTATGAGTCGACGCTGGCCGAGGGCATCCGTTTCGAGCGCCGCCTGTTCCATTCGACCTTCGCCACCGAAGACCAGAAGGAAGGCATGGCCGCCTTCGCCGAGAAGCGCCAGGCCGGCTGGAAGAACCGCTGAGTCGCTGCGC is part of the Azospirillum lipoferum 4B genome and encodes:
- a CDS encoding enoyl-CoA hydratase — encoded protein: MSYETILVETRGPVGLITLNRPKALNALCDQLVTELGQALDDFEADQAIGAIVVTGSERAFAAGADIKEMAGFSYMDVYNSNFITAKWERLAKCRKPTIAAVAGFALGGGCELAMMADFILAADTAKFGQPEVTIGTIPGAGGTQRLTRFVGKSKAMEMVLTGRMIDAAEAERCGLVSRIVPAAELVEEAVKVATKIASLSQPVIAMAKEAVNVAYESTLAEGIRFERRLFHSTFATEDQKEGMAAFAEKRQAGWKNR